One window of Thalassovita mediterranea genomic DNA carries:
- a CDS encoding endonuclease domain-containing protein → MRDGAKTKLARSMRKAPTSAEAKLWTRLRRRQIADCRFRRQHPVGPFVADFACVERKVIVEVDGATHSTEAEWAYDRKRTELLEAEGWKIVRASNVEVYGNLDGVLEAIRLALIER, encoded by the coding sequence ATGCGTGACGGCGCGAAGACGAAACTAGCCCGTTCGATGCGCAAAGCCCCGACCTCAGCGGAAGCGAAACTATGGACCAGGTTGCGCAGGCGCCAGATCGCCGACTGCCGGTTCAGGCGCCAGCATCCGGTTGGGCCGTTTGTCGCTGACTTCGCCTGTGTTGAACGCAAAGTGATTGTAGAGGTCGATGGCGCGACGCATTCGACGGAGGCCGAATGGGCATATGACCGGAAACGGACAGAACTACTGGAAGCAGAAGGCTGGAAGATCGTGCGGGCGAGCAATGTCGAGGTCTATGGGAATTTGGATGGTGTGCTGGAGGCGATCAGGCTTGCCTTGATTGAGAGGTAG
- the ttcA gene encoding tRNA 2-thiocytidine(32) synthetase TtcA has product MADDVMTGMVPPLFADVPKSVSFKKLRKRIVRSALQAVDQYGMVDRARTGEPPKWLVCLSGGKDSYGLLAALIDLKWQGALPVELIACNLDQGQPGFPKHVLPEWLDKVGVKYRIETEDTYSIVTEKVPENRTFCSMCSRLRRGILYRIAREEGCEAIVLGHHRDDALETFMMNLIHGGRMAAMPPKLLNDAGDLFVLRPLITCAEDDLAKFAEAMEFPIIPCNLCGSQDGLQRQAMKAMLDEWERKKPGVRQVMAHALATVRPSHLHDPRVFDFAGLALGGTGEDDPNVPF; this is encoded by the coding sequence ATGGCTGACGATGTGATGACGGGGATGGTCCCGCCGCTTTTTGCTGATGTGCCGAAAAGCGTGTCCTTCAAGAAATTGCGCAAGCGGATTGTGCGTAGCGCGCTGCAGGCGGTTGACCAGTATGGCATGGTCGACCGCGCCCGCACGGGGGAGCCGCCGAAATGGCTGGTCTGCCTGTCAGGCGGCAAGGACAGCTATGGCCTGCTGGCCGCACTGATCGATTTGAAATGGCAAGGCGCGCTTCCGGTGGAGCTGATTGCCTGTAATCTTGATCAGGGTCAGCCCGGTTTCCCAAAACACGTCCTGCCAGAATGGCTGGACAAGGTCGGCGTCAAATACCGGATCGAGACCGAAGACACCTATTCCATCGTGACCGAAAAAGTGCCGGAGAACCGGACTTTCTGTTCGATGTGTTCGCGCCTTCGCCGGGGCATTCTCTACCGCATTGCGCGCGAGGAAGGCTGCGAGGCGATCGTGCTCGGCCATCACCGCGACGATGCGCTTGAGACCTTCATGATGAACCTCATCCATGGGGGCCGGATGGCAGCGATGCCGCCAAAGCTGCTCAATGATGCGGGCGATCTTTTCGTGCTGCGCCCGCTGATCACTTGCGCTGAGGACGACCTTGCGAAGTTTGCCGAGGCGATGGAATTTCCGATCATCCCTTGCAACCTCTGTGGGTCGCAGGACGGACTGCAGCGTCAGGCGATGAAGGCGATGCTGGATGAGTGGGAGCGCAAGAAGCCGGGCGTGCGGCAGGTCATGGCGCATGCGCTGGCGACCGTGCGGCCGAGCCACCTACACGACCCGCGCGTCTTTGACTTTGCGGGCCTCGCTTTGGGCGGCACCGGCGAAGACGACCCGAACGTGCCTTTCTAA
- a CDS encoding permease, translating to MDSFISTWHEAAVTTAGLFWMALWAFGLGYLISSMIQVFVTRERMKQTMGGEGAKPIALGTFFGFISSSCSFAALATTRSLFAKGAGFVASLAFLLASTNLVIELGIIIAVFLGWQFVVGEYVGGILLILFTWMIVRLTGGFGLIDKAREKAREAEGSDEESDVPNWKRLIKSREGWRKVSHRYVMEWGMVWKDVTVGFTVAGIIAAFVPRAFFETLFIGSGTDDPAFWQVLAQTIVGPLAAFFTFIGSMGNIPLAAVLFSNGVAFAGIMAFIFSDLVVLPVLRIQAKFYGWPMALYIASVFLAALVGTALVLHYALSAFGLLPDPSGVQAVTDREFFKVDYTLFLNLAFLALSGVFLWWKGVTAGFGNPVGEGVTEKILFVLAVIAYLWLAGGLVIAPMLAG from the coding sequence TTGGACTCTTTCATTTCGACCTGGCATGAGGCCGCCGTCACGACGGCTGGCCTCTTCTGGATGGCGCTGTGGGCGTTCGGGCTCGGCTATCTGATTTCATCGATGATCCAGGTCTTCGTAACGCGCGAGCGGATGAAACAGACCATGGGCGGCGAAGGCGCAAAGCCCATCGCGCTCGGCACGTTTTTCGGCTTTATTTCAAGCTCCTGCTCGTTTGCGGCGCTGGCGACGACACGCTCTCTCTTTGCCAAGGGGGCCGGATTTGTCGCGTCGCTGGCTTTTCTCCTCGCCTCGACCAATCTCGTCATCGAGCTTGGGATCATCATTGCCGTCTTCCTCGGCTGGCAGTTCGTGGTCGGCGAATATGTCGGCGGCATCCTGCTGATCCTCTTTACCTGGATGATCGTGCGACTGACCGGCGGGTTTGGCCTGATCGACAAGGCGCGCGAGAAGGCGCGTGAGGCGGAAGGATCAGACGAAGAGAGCGACGTGCCTAATTGGAAGCGGCTGATCAAGAGCCGCGAGGGCTGGCGCAAGGTTTCGCACCGCTATGTCATGGAATGGGGCATGGTGTGGAAGGATGTGACGGTCGGGTTTACCGTGGCTGGCATCATCGCCGCCTTTGTGCCGCGTGCTTTCTTTGAAACGCTTTTCATTGGGTCGGGCACCGACGACCCAGCCTTCTGGCAGGTGCTGGCGCAGACGATTGTGGGGCCGCTGGCGGCCTTTTTCACCTTCATTGGCTCCATGGGGAATATCCCGCTCGCGGCCGTGCTGTTCTCCAATGGCGTCGCCTTTGCGGGCATCATGGCCTTTATCTTTTCAGACCTTGTGGTCCTGCCGGTGCTGCGCATACAGGCAAAGTTCTATGGCTGGCCTATGGCGCTCTATATCGCGAGCGTATTCCTCGCCGCGCTGGTCGGCACCGCGCTGGTGCTGCACTATGCGCTGAGTGCATTCGGCCTGTTGCCGGACCCATCGGGCGTGCAGGCGGTGACGGACCGGGAGTTCTTCAAGGTCGACTACACGCTGTTCCTGAACCTCGCCTTCCTGGCGCTATCCGGGGTTTTCCTCTGGTGGAAAGGCGTGACCGCGGGCTTTGGCAACCCGGTCGGTGAAGGCGTGACGGAGAAGATCCTCTTCGTACTCGCCGTGATTGCCTATCTCTGGCTCGCAGGCGGGCTGGTCATCGCGCCGATGCTGGCAGGTTAG
- a CDS encoding helix-turn-helix transcriptional regulator produces MAKRPPITNRVKELREAHGAMSQAALGEAIGVTRQTIIAIEQGRYSPSLESAFRISRVFGVGLEDVFGWAGD; encoded by the coding sequence ATGGCCAAACGTCCCCCCATCACAAACCGGGTGAAGGAGCTGCGCGAAGCCCACGGGGCGATGTCACAGGCCGCCCTCGGCGAAGCGATCGGCGTCACCCGCCAGACCATCATTGCGATAGAGCAGGGGCGCTACTCCCCCTCGCTCGAAAGCGCCTTCCGGATCTCCCGGGTCTTCGGGGTCGGGCTGGAAGACGTGTTCGGCTGGGCGGGCGACTAA
- a CDS encoding DUF2178 domain-containing protein codes for MSFREKFNWIIVVATALTLAALGYWYVRQMGAGSPADTAGPVIIAYIAWFILMTIGAIVIAARDPKDAEAPSDERDRIINMKAALPTMHLYGFALTGLILLIFVFDLSKWDALYAIVAIQLAATLLEAGAKIRFYQMAV; via the coding sequence ATGTCTTTCAGGGAAAAGTTCAACTGGATTATTGTCGTCGCCACGGCACTGACGCTTGCCGCGCTCGGCTACTGGTATGTCCGCCAGATGGGGGCAGGCTCACCGGCCGATACTGCTGGGCCGGTCATCATCGCCTACATCGCCTGGTTCATCCTCATGACCATCGGCGCCATCGTCATCGCTGCGCGTGACCCGAAAGACGCCGAAGCGCCAAGCGATGAGCGTGACCGCATCATCAACATGAAGGCGGCCCTGCCGACCATGCACCTCTACGGTTTCGCGCTGACCGGCCTCATCCTGCTGATCTTCGTCTTCGATTTGAGCAAATGGGACGCGCTTTACGCCATTGTCGCCATTCAGCTTGCGGCGACCCTGCTCGAGGCAGGCGCCAAGATCCGCTTCTACCAGATGGCCGTTTGA
- a CDS encoding sorbosone dehydrogenase family protein: protein MMRSISMFALLAGALSACGTTADAPVSIGYGPSPELPAPSNNFLPVVNVQEATGWPEGAMPVAADGLSVQAFATGLDHPRWLHVLPNGDVLVAETNAPPRPEDGDGIRGFFMKQAMEKAGAAVPSANRISLLRDRNGDGVADEKHAFLTGLNSPFGMQLVGDTLYVANTDAIVAFPYEEGATSITAPGETLTSLPAGPINHHWTKNILASEDGTKLYATVGSNSNIAENGMEAEEGRAAIWEVDIATGEKRLFATGLRNPNGLAWASDGSLWTAVNERDELGNNLVPDYVTSVQDGAFYGWPWSYYGQTVDTRVKPANPAMVAAAIPPDYALGSHTASLGIEFADGANLGETFSEGLFVGQHGSWNRKPAVGYKVVFVPFDGAEPSGMPVDVLTGFLNGNKARGRPVDVALANDGALLVTDDVGNVVWRVAAD from the coding sequence ATGATGCGTTCTATTTCCATGTTTGCTCTGCTGGCTGGTGCCCTCTCTGCGTGTGGCACCACCGCCGATGCCCCCGTCTCGATTGGCTATGGCCCGTCGCCAGAGCTGCCAGCGCCGTCCAACAATTTCCTCCCGGTCGTGAATGTTCAGGAAGCGACAGGTTGGCCCGAAGGTGCCATGCCTGTGGCCGCAGACGGGCTCAGCGTGCAGGCCTTCGCCACCGGCCTCGATCACCCGCGCTGGCTGCATGTCCTTCCCAATGGCGACGTGCTTGTCGCCGAAACCAACGCGCCGCCCCGTCCGGAAGATGGCGATGGCATCCGCGGCTTCTTCATGAAGCAGGCAATGGAAAAGGCGGGCGCGGCCGTGCCAAGCGCCAACCGTATCTCGCTCCTGCGCGATCGTAATGGTGACGGCGTCGCGGATGAAAAGCACGCCTTCCTCACCGGTCTCAATTCCCCTTTCGGCATGCAGCTCGTCGGCGACACGCTCTACGTCGCCAATACCGATGCCATCGTCGCCTTTCCGTATGAGGAAGGCGCGACCAGCATCACCGCGCCGGGTGAAACGCTGACCAGCCTGCCTGCCGGGCCGATCAACCATCACTGGACCAAGAATATCCTCGCCTCGGAGGATGGCACGAAACTCTACGCTACGGTTGGCTCAAACTCGAACATCGCGGAAAATGGCATGGAGGCCGAAGAGGGCCGCGCAGCCATCTGGGAAGTCGATATCGCGACCGGCGAGAAGCGCCTCTTCGCCACGGGGCTTCGCAACCCCAACGGCCTCGCCTGGGCCAGCGATGGCAGCCTCTGGACTGCCGTCAATGAACGCGATGAGCTCGGCAACAATCTCGTGCCTGACTATGTGACCTCGGTCCAGGATGGCGCCTTCTATGGCTGGCCATGGAGCTATTACGGCCAGACGGTCGACACCCGCGTAAAGCCCGCCAACCCTGCCATGGTCGCGGCCGCGATCCCGCCAGACTATGCCCTCGGCAGCCACACCGCTTCGCTCGGTATTGAATTCGCTGACGGCGCGAACCTCGGTGAAACCTTCTCCGAGGGCCTCTTTGTTGGCCAGCACGGCTCCTGGAACCGCAAGCCCGCCGTTGGCTACAAGGTCGTCTTCGTTCCTTTCGATGGCGCAGAGCCATCCGGCATGCCAGTCGACGTGCTCACCGGCTTTCTCAACGGCAACAAGGCCCGCGGCCGCCCCGTAGACGTCGCCCTCGCCAATGACGGCGCACTTCTCGTCACCGACGATGTGGGCAATGTGGTCTGGCGGGTAGCCGCCGACTAG
- a CDS encoding serine protease yields MHRKHALELVGLSLLLGAAGCVAGGEEADIADWSGMVSVQYMERRSAMHQCGGTLIAERWVLTAAHCVEYAASGSNGRMTQYAPADDGTMEERGPLRVAIGREHLGEGEDTATYAVTDIHIHPDYTAGRFIEGADIALLEIEAGYTGPVMSLNVFEDTVAEPVPGDWVMVAGYGNTSADDDYSGALNARGRGVFAPSLALMQAELEVIDNETCRAELGGNITGDASLPEWPEDAVLCAGAPGRDACSGDSGGPITLTSYDGWPVQVGLVSWGIGCAEENLPGVYTALGPYRDWIAETIGASGMAS; encoded by the coding sequence ATGCACCGCAAACACGCTCTAGAGCTGGTCGGGCTATCGCTGCTGCTGGGGGCAGCAGGCTGCGTCGCGGGCGGTGAGGAAGCCGACATTGCTGACTGGTCCGGCATGGTCTCGGTCCAGTACATGGAAAGGCGCAGCGCCATGCATCAGTGCGGCGGCACGCTGATCGCCGAACGCTGGGTGCTGACCGCCGCCCATTGCGTCGAATATGCCGCCTCAGGCTCCAACGGCCGCATGACGCAATACGCCCCGGCTGATGACGGCACGATGGAAGAGCGCGGGCCGCTGCGCGTGGCTATCGGGCGCGAACATCTTGGTGAGGGTGAGGACACGGCCACCTATGCCGTGACAGACATCCACATCCACCCAGACTACACAGCCGGGCGCTTCATCGAAGGCGCCGACATCGCCCTGCTTGAGATCGAGGCGGGCTATACCGGCCCCGTCATGTCGCTCAACGTGTTCGAAGACACTGTGGCTGAGCCTGTCCCCGGCGACTGGGTCATGGTGGCTGGCTATGGCAACACGTCTGCAGATGATGATTATTCCGGCGCGCTCAACGCACGCGGGCGCGGCGTCTTCGCCCCCAGTCTCGCTCTGATGCAGGCAGAGCTTGAAGTTATCGACAATGAGACCTGCCGGGCAGAGCTTGGCGGCAATATCACAGGCGATGCCTCGCTTCCCGAATGGCCAGAAGACGCCGTGCTCTGTGCGGGTGCACCGGGGCGCGACGCCTGTTCAGGCGATAGCGGCGGGCCCATCACGCTCACCTCCTACGATGGTTGGCCGGTCCAGGTCGGCCTTGTCAGCTGGGGGATCGGATGCGCAGAGGAAAACCTGCCCGGCGTCTATACCGCCCTCGGCCCGTACCGCGACTGGATTGCCGAAACGATAGGGGCGTCAGGCATGGCCAGCTGA